In Halarcobacter mediterraneus, the following proteins share a genomic window:
- a CDS encoding thioredoxin family protein, producing MMKKFISTLLTVFVSLFVLTTNLQAQKGKLTGGSEHSMPGWFKQSFLDLTEDVEEAKEEDKHVMLFMTLDFCPYCTKMINDNFVEGAKHQKYIEDNFDVLGINIKGSREIVVNEDLTLTEKEYADHLKIQYTPTIIILNQENEIAVRLNGYRSPENFKLVLDYVKNKEYKNMTLTQYLDKVKNKTYYTLKSNKMFKDIKDLSKEKGALAVIFEDGSCTQCDYFHNTTLKNKDVQKELSKVTVVRLDATSKEKIVTPEGKSTTAYDWAKEIKLDYRPGVLLYNENKERARIDALLYSFHFKEMIRYVSGKYYSKYNTFLDYLGPRQDELLNQGINIDISAKN from the coding sequence ATGATGAAAAAATTCATTTCCACACTACTTACAGTCTTTGTAAGTTTGTTTGTTTTAACAACAAACCTACAAGCTCAAAAAGGTAAATTAACAGGTGGGTCAGAACATTCAATGCCTGGTTGGTTCAAGCAAAGTTTTCTTGATTTAACAGAAGATGTTGAAGAAGCAAAAGAAGAAGATAAACATGTAATGTTGTTTATGACTTTAGACTTCTGTCCTTATTGTACAAAAATGATCAATGACAATTTTGTAGAAGGTGCAAAACACCAAAAATATATAGAAGACAACTTTGATGTTTTAGGAATAAATATTAAAGGTTCAAGAGAAATTGTAGTAAATGAAGATTTAACTCTAACAGAAAAAGAGTATGCAGATCATCTGAAAATACAATATACTCCAACAATTATTATTTTAAACCAAGAAAATGAAATTGCAGTTAGATTAAATGGTTATAGATCACCAGAAAACTTTAAACTTGTACTTGATTATGTAAAAAATAAAGAATATAAAAATATGACTTTAACTCAATATTTAGATAAAGTTAAAAATAAGACTTACTACACTCTTAAATCAAATAAAATGTTTAAAGATATAAAAGACCTTTCAAAAGAAAAAGGTGCTCTTGCAGTAATTTTTGAAGATGGAAGTTGCACTCAATGTGACTATTTTCATAATACAACATTAAAAAATAAAGATGTTCAAAAAGAGTTATCTAAAGTAACAGTAGTAAGATTAGATGCAACATCTAAAGAAAAGATTGTTACTCCTGAAGGAAAATCAACAACTGCATATGATTGGGCAAAAGAGATAAAATTAGATTATAGACCAGGGGTTTTACTATATAATGAAAATAAAGAAAGAGCAAGAATAGATGCACTTTTATATAGTTTTCACTTTAAAGAAATGATAAGATATGTAAGTGGTAAATATTATTCAAAATATAATACTTTCTTAGACTATTTAGGACCAAGACAAGATGAATTATTAAACCAAGGGATTAATATCGATATTTCTGCTAAAAACTAA
- a CDS encoding GntR family transcriptional regulator, with protein MEFNESKAIYLQIVDIVFKQILLKNIKEESRLPSIRELAVEMEVNPNTVVRSYTYMEQKNIIYKKRGVGYFVKENARKEILKDKKEIFIKETLPYIFEQMQELDLSIEDLIQFYETSK; from the coding sequence ATGGAATTTAATGAGAGTAAAGCTATTTATTTACAAATTGTAGATATTGTTTTCAAACAAATTTTATTAAAAAATATAAAAGAAGAAAGTCGTTTACCCTCAATAAGAGAACTTGCAGTTGAGATGGAAGTTAACCCTAATACTGTAGTAAGGTCTTATACTTATATGGAACAAAAAAATATAATCTATAAAAAAAGAGGGGTAGGGTATTTTGTAAAAGAAAATGCAAGAAAAGAAATTTTAAAAGATAAAAAAGAGATTTTTATAAAAGAGACTCTTCCTTATATATTTGAACAAATGCAAGAACTAGATTTATCAATAGAAGATCTAATTCAATTTTATGAAACCAGTAAATAA
- a CDS encoding ABC transporter ATP-binding protein has translation MLSIEKLNFSYKKKALYKDLSINFRKSHIYGLFGKNGSGKTTLLGLISGTLFSKEGKIRTLGFDPKNRETSMLSEIFYLPEQFILPELSSKNFVKLYSSFYPNFSITEYKEYSNSLEIEDSKNLKNLSMGQQKKFLLAFGLACNCKLNILDEPTNGLDIPSKSVFRRLVSSCIDETKCFIISTHQVKDIENIIDYVCILNNAEFVLDISLEYLSKIIEMKIQDSVSGEELYTEAIALGQYSVIKENKSGNTSNIDMELLFNASILDNSKLQEFCKGKENEK, from the coding sequence ATGCTTAGTATAGAAAAATTAAATTTTTCATATAAAAAAAAAGCTTTATATAAAGACTTATCAATAAATTTTAGAAAATCTCATATTTATGGACTATTTGGAAAGAATGGTTCAGGTAAAACAACTCTTTTAGGTTTGATTTCAGGAACTTTATTTTCGAAAGAAGGAAAAATAAGAACCTTAGGTTTTGATCCAAAGAATCGTGAAACTTCTATGTTAAGTGAAATATTTTATTTGCCTGAACAATTTATTTTACCTGAGTTATCTTCTAAAAATTTTGTAAAGTTGTATTCTTCTTTTTATCCAAATTTTAGTATCACAGAGTATAAAGAGTATTCTAACTCTTTAGAAATAGAAGATAGTAAAAATTTAAAAAACCTTTCTATGGGGCAACAAAAAAAATTCTTACTTGCTTTTGGTCTTGCTTGCAATTGTAAATTAAATATTTTAGATGAACCAACTAATGGTTTAGATATTCCTTCAAAAAGTGTATTTAGACGATTAGTAAGTTCTTGTATAGATGAAACAAAGTGTTTTATTATTTCTACTCATCAAGTAAAAGATATTGAAAATATAATTGATTATGTTTGTATTTTAAATAATGCAGAGTTTGTTTTAGATATTTCTTTAGAATATTTATCAAAAATAATAGAAATGAAAATACAAGATTCTGTAAGTGGTGAAGAACTATATACTGAAGCTATAGCATTAGGACAATATTCAGTTATAAAAGAAAATAAAAGTGGCAATACAAGTAATATTGATATGGAATTATTATTTAATGCAAGTATTTTAGATAATTCAAAACTACAGGAGTTTTGTAAAGGGAAAGAAAATGAAAAATAA
- a CDS encoding glutamine--tRNA ligase/YqeY domain fusion protein codes for MSENKDFLRVIVDEDLKKGKYEEVVTRFPPEPNGFPHIGHAKSICINFGIAKDFKGHCNLRMDDTDPTKEDTKYVEALKDAVKWLGFDWGENVYYTSDYFPKLYDYAIKLIKMGKAYVDSLNEEEIREYRGTVTQAGKRSEYANRSIEENLDLFERMKRGEFKDGEHVLRAKIDMSAANMKMRDPLLYRIRHAHHYRAGNEWHVYPMYDFAHCLSDYIEGVTHSICTLEFENNRDIYDWVLDTLELKPPRPYQHEFARLGINYTVMSKRKLLELVQNNYVNDWDDPRMPTIAGYKRRGYTPESIINFCDQIGIAKANSMVDVSQLEFCIRDDLNKKVPRVMCVLDPLKVTIENYEGEEEIDAPYYPHDVPKEGSRVVPFSKVVYIERDDFNENPPKGFYRLTPEQPVRLRHGYIISCKEVIKDDKGNITEIIAQYYPESKSGSDTSGIKVKSAIQWVSETYAKKVELRLYDRLYKNEAPQEVEDLNPNSLKIIKDALIEPAVIEEKKDERFQFERQGYFYADPIDYTDEKPVFNKIVSLKDSWAKKVQPSENKTKKDNKSNQKQEVKKEIIHGEAEPLTKEQETLFLKYTKELKLNNEVSNILARDEKLSSFYEETLKELNSPVTLANIIANDVAKQLKEKTIEELKFTTSEIVELIKMLDEEIISTKIAKQVFEEMSEKGGKPKQIVEDKGLIQISNPEVILPIIEEVIAKNPENLEKFKNGNTKLLGFFVGQVLKATAGKANPKVVNELVEKELNK; via the coding sequence ATGAGTGAAAACAAAGACTTTTTACGTGTAATAGTTGATGAAGATTTAAAAAAAGGTAAATATGAAGAAGTTGTAACAAGATTTCCTCCTGAACCTAATGGTTTTCCACATATAGGACACGCTAAATCTATCTGTATAAACTTTGGAATTGCAAAAGATTTCAAAGGACATTGTAATCTTAGAATGGACGATACTGACCCAACAAAAGAAGATACAAAATATGTTGAAGCTTTAAAAGATGCAGTTAAATGGCTTGGATTTGACTGGGGAGAAAATGTATATTATACTTCTGATTATTTCCCAAAATTATATGACTATGCTATTAAACTTATAAAAATGGGTAAAGCCTATGTTGATAGTTTAAATGAAGAAGAAATTCGTGAATATAGAGGAACAGTTACACAAGCTGGAAAAAGAAGTGAATATGCAAATAGAAGTATTGAAGAAAATCTAGACCTTTTTGAAAGAATGAAAAGGGGTGAATTCAAAGATGGAGAGCATGTATTAAGAGCAAAAATAGATATGAGTGCTGCAAATATGAAAATGAGAGATCCACTTTTATACAGAATTAGACATGCACATCATTATAGAGCTGGAAATGAATGGCATGTTTATCCTATGTATGATTTTGCACACTGTTTATCTGATTATATTGAAGGAGTTACACACTCAATTTGTACTTTAGAGTTTGAAAATAATAGAGATATCTATGATTGGGTATTAGATACTCTTGAGTTAAAACCACCTAGACCATATCAACATGAATTTGCAAGACTAGGTATTAATTATACTGTTATGAGTAAAAGAAAACTTTTAGAATTAGTACAAAACAACTATGTAAATGACTGGGATGATCCAAGAATGCCTACAATTGCAGGTTATAAAAGAAGAGGATATACTCCTGAATCAATAATTAACTTCTGTGATCAAATTGGAATTGCTAAAGCAAACTCTATGGTTGATGTTTCTCAATTAGAGTTTTGTATTAGAGATGATTTAAATAAAAAAGTTCCAAGAGTTATGTGTGTACTTGACCCTTTAAAAGTAACAATTGAAAATTATGAGGGAGAAGAAGAAATTGATGCACCCTATTATCCCCATGATGTACCAAAAGAAGGTTCAAGAGTAGTTCCTTTTTCAAAAGTAGTATATATTGAAAGAGATGATTTTAATGAAAATCCACCAAAAGGTTTCTATAGACTTACTCCAGAACAACCTGTAAGACTAAGACATGGTTATATTATTTCATGCAAAGAAGTTATCAAAGATGATAAAGGAAATATTACTGAAATAATTGCTCAATATTACCCTGAATCAAAAAGTGGAAGTGATACAAGTGGAATAAAAGTAAAAAGTGCTATTCAATGGGTAAGTGAAACTTATGCTAAAAAAGTTGAATTAAGACTTTATGACAGACTTTATAAAAATGAAGCACCTCAAGAAGTAGAAGATTTAAACCCTAATTCTTTAAAAATTATTAAAGATGCACTTATTGAACCTGCTGTAATTGAAGAAAAGAAAGATGAAAGATTTCAATTTGAAAGACAAGGTTATTTTTATGCTGACCCTATTGATTATACAGATGAAAAACCTGTATTTAATAAAATTGTTTCTTTAAAAGATTCTTGGGCTAAAAAAGTACAACCTAGTGAAAATAAAACTAAAAAAGATAATAAATCAAATCAAAAACAAGAAGTAAAAAAAGAAATCATTCATGGGGAAGCAGAACCTTTAACAAAAGAACAAGAAACACTTTTCCTAAAATATACAAAAGAATTAAAACTTAATAATGAAGTATCTAATATCTTAGCAAGAGATGAAAAACTTTCATCTTTTTATGAAGAGACTTTAAAAGAATTAAATAGTCCAGTAACATTGGCAAATATTATTGCAAATGATGTTGCTAAACAATTAAAAGAAAAAACAATAGAAGAACTAAAATTTACAACATCTGAAATAGTAGAATTAATCAAAATGCTTGATGAAGAAATTATTTCAACAAAAATAGCAAAACAAGTATTTGAGGAAATGTCTGAAAAAGGTGGAAAGCCTAAACAAATAGTTGAAGATAAAGGCTTAATTCAAATAAGTAACCCTGAAGTAATTCTACCAATTATAGAAGAAGTTATTGCAAAAAATCCAGAAAACTTAGAAAAGTTTAAAAATGGAAACACAAAACTATTAGGTTTTTTTGTAGGACAAGTATTAAAAGCAACAGCTGGAAAAGCAAATCCTAAAGTTGTAAATGAACTTGTAGAAAAAGAGCTTAATAAATAA